Below is a window of Brachyspira hampsonii DNA.
TCTGCATATAAATGAATACTTTCATCTTCTATATTATTATTAAATATTAGTAAAGATACTGCTTTATCATCTGTTTTTTTATTATAATCCAGATCATCTTCATCTTTATAATTGATATCATCATTTACAAATACAGTGCTTTTAAATAAATCATTAAAGAAATCTATTAGCATAGAATTGCTTCTATAATTGTCTTTTAAATATCTTACATAATTGCTGAAATTTTCCTGAGTATTAGTGAAAGCATTTACATCAGCATTTCTAAATCTGTATATAGACTGCTTTCTGTCTCCTACTATCATTAATTTTTTATCTGTTTTTGATGTGCTTGTTATCTCTCTTTGTCCGAATACTATTAAATTTATGAAGTCAAACTGCAAAATGCTAGTATCCTGAGCCTCATCTAGTATTAATGCTGATATATTATCTCTTATTTCTTTTGATACAGCATCATTTTCTAATGCTTCTATGGCTTTATACATCATATCTTCATGAGAGTATATGCCTATATTAGATTTTACTTTTTCTATATGATTGTATGTTTCTTTTATAAAGTTTATTACTGCTTTATAATTTTCTTCATTATATAATATATTAACATAATTAAGCATAGATACAGTGCATTTTTTTAAATCTTCTAATACAGCCTTAAACTCATCATGTTTAGTATTTCCCAATTTGGCACTCGATACATCTGATAATGCAATTCTAATATATTCATAATCTTCCAAAGTTAATTTTTTTATTTTTTCTTTGTGTTTTATCAAATCAATTTTATTAAGAAGAAGAGATATTCTATTTTTACATTCTGTTATAAGTTTTCCGCTTTTTAAATTATCATTTATAAGTTCTATGCTGTAATTATATATGTTATTATATAGTTTATCATATTCTTTATCATCTATTTTTATGATTTCTAATGCTTTTTCTTCAAATCTGTTTATATTTTCAAGTCTCGGTTTTATTTTTAATAGGAATTGCAGTATTCTTTGAGCAAATTTATTTTTACTATCCTCTGTTGATATTCTATATAGCGAGCGTATAGTTTCAGCATGTTTTGATTGTCTTAAGATATTTAAAATTTCGCTTTTTAATGTTTCCTGAATATCAATGCTGTCTTCCAATATTGCCATATTAGGGGGTATTGAAAGATACATTGCATTTTCCATAGCTATAGAATTAGCAAATGCATTTATTGTTGAAATTTTAGAACTTGTAAGTATATCTTTATAAACATTCTGCCAATATTTTTTTTCTTTTAAAGATTTTTCATCATCAGTATTTTTTATACTTTCTATTTTATTTCTTATTTTGGATCTTATTCTGAAAAGCATTTCATTAGCTGCTGCTTTTGTGAAAGTAATAACTACTATATTGGAAACTTTTTCTTTATTTTCTAATAGTTTTAAATATATTTCTGTTATAGTGCTTGTTTTACCCGTACCTGCTGATGCATTAACAAAGCATAATCTATTATCTTCAAAACATTTTATTATATCTTTTTGCTTATCATTTAAATTGAATACCATTTTTATATAATAACATAAATATTTAATAATTCAAATTAAAATGCTTGAAAAATATATTATATATATTATTATAAAAACCTAATTAATTTCATTGATTAAACTTTTTATTTTTGGAGATTTTATGAATAAAAACAATATAGGCTATATTTTCTTTATAGTTTTTATATTCCTGTCTATATTTATAATGTATAAATTATTAAAACCATTCGGAATGATAATATTTTTTGCCGTTGTTTTTTATGTCATATTAAATCCTCTTTTTATAAGGGCTATGGGAAAGAGTTATAAAAAAACAGATAAAATCTCCATGATTAAAAAAAACACTTTAGCATTGCTTTTTTCTCTTATATCTCTAATTATATTCTTAGTTCCTACAAGTATATTAGCTTATACTATAATAGTTCAGCTTATAGATATTTCTAATATTGGTATTAAGTATTTTATGAATTTAGATGTTAATGAAGTTATTAATAATTCCAGCATAAATAACTTTCTTAAATCTCTGCCTATAGATGTGTCTATGGAAACTATATTAAAAAGAATACAGGATTCTTCTCTTTCAAATTTAACATTTATAAGTTCATATCTTACTCAGAATGTAGCGGGCTTATTAAAAAGTACAGGCGGATTTGTAAGTTCATTTATATTTATGATGTTTTCTTTATTTTTCTTTTTTGTAGACGGAGAATATTTAATAGATCAGGTAAGAACATTAATTCCTATAGAGAGGAAATATATTGACAGACTTATAAAACAGGTTTCTGAAGGTATTAAAGGAATAGTTTTCGGCAATTTGTTTACAGGAATATTTCAGGGTTTTTGTGCTTTTATAGTATATACTGTATTTGGGGTTACAAATTCATTTACATTTGCATTTCTTACTATAATAGCATCTTTTATGCCTATAATAGGAACTACTATAATATGGATTCCTTTAGGGGTATTATTTGCAATAGATGGAGAAATTATCAAAGCTATTATATTTATAGTATGTTCTTGGATATTTATTACTATACCTGATAATTTTGTTCGTCCTCTGCTTCTTGGGAACAGAATAGAGCTTCATCCATTATTTATTTTCTTTGCTATACTTGGCGGGGTATTATTTTTCGGACTTTCAGGAATAATATTGGGACCTTTGAGTTTTATACTATTCTTTGAGATTATGAAAATATACAATGAAGAGAGATTATTAGAAGAAAAAAAAGAAAGGATTGCCAAAAGAAGAAGGTTATCATCATATAAATAATCATAAGAGTTTTATGTATGACAAAGATATTGATTATAGGAATGAATTATATAGGAGATACAATATTTATAACTCCGCTTATAAGAGCTTTGAAAAAACACTATAATGACTGTAGTATTGATGTTGTAAATGGTATAAGAGGAATAGATATTTTAAGAGAAAATCCTTGTATAAATAATATTATAATTGGAGATGATAAAGTATCAGAATATATAAGCAATCAGAATTATGATATAGGTATTTCTGCCACAACCGCATTTTACGGAGCTTCACTTTTATATAAAGCAAAAATACCAATAAGGGCAGGAGTAAACAGTGAATGCCGAGGATTTCTTCTTAATAAAAAAACTTCTTGGAAAAAACATAAAAGGCATATAGTAGATACAATTCTTTCTATATTGAAGCCTATGAATATAGAAGATGATGGTATTAATACAGAGATTTTTTTAAGTGAAAAAGAAAATGAATTCGGTATTAGTAAAATGGGAAATTATAAGAATGCCTTGCTTGTTCATGGAGGGGCTACTAGAATAAGTAAGAGATACGGCATAGATAATTTTTCAAAACTTATAGATTTATTTTATAAGGAAAAACAGGTTCCTATAATATTAATAGGTTCTAAAGATGATTTAGATTTTTCTAATGAAATGAATAAAAGATTAGGAAATATAATAGCTGATGATTTTACTAATAAATTGAGTATTAGAGAGCTTATATCTGTGATTAAACATTCTTATGCATTGATTGGAGGAGACAGTGCCCCTTTACATATAGCTAATGCATGCAATATATATTCTATAGGTATATTCGGAGATACTTTGCCGTTGATCTACGGAGCTAGGGGAGAAAAGGCTTTTAATATAGAGGCTAGAAAAAAATATTGTACAGCATTAAAAAGTTTTCGATGTGAATATATAAAAAGAGGCTGCAAAACTATTGACTGCTTAAAAAAACTTGAGGCTGAAGAAATTCTGCCTGTGCTTTTGTCTGTTTATAAAGATATTTGATTTTATTTTTACAAAGTATTATTTTATGAATTAAATTTATTACATTTTCTTTCTTGAAAAAATATAACTTTATTATAAAATATATGTTAATAGCATTATTTTTTATTAAAAATTTTATTTTTTGCTTATATAATAGTTTTATATAAATATTAATTGAGGTTTATGACGACTATGGAATTTACATTGAATAAGCTATATTTATTTATATTTTTATCTTTATTTTTTGTATCTTGTGCTACAACTTCTAAAAGTACATCAAGCGGCGGTGTATATGTAGGAGAAGATACAGGAGAAATAGGAATAGTTAATAATTGGAAGAATCCTGATTTTAAGGGCGGAAAAACTACAAAAATAACTGTTGAAGGTTATGCATCTGCTGACGGAAGAGGCGAGGCTGATGCTATAGAAAGAGCTATCGAGAGTGCTAAAAGAAATGCTGTTGAACAGGCTGTTGGTTCTATAGTTCAGGGTAATACCTTAGTAGAAAATAACAGACTTATAAGCTCTAAAATATATGATAATACAACAGGTTATATATCAGCGTATAAAGTTATTAATATATCTAAATCCGGTTCTGTTTGGTATTCTAAGATAGAAGCTACAGTTGGAGTGGATATGATAGAGGATAATCTTCAGGCAATGGGCATACTTATGGATAGGAAAAATCTTCCTCTTATAGTTGTGCTTGTTACTGATGAAACAGGAAATTTAAGCGAATCTTTTAATGTAGAATTAGAAAAAAATATGAGTGAGAAAGGATTTAAATTTGTTAGTGCTTCATCATTGCAAAGTGTAATGAGAAAAGAAAATATAAGCTATGAAGATACAAGAGGTTTTCGTTCATCATCATCTATAAAAAAAATAGCCGATGCCACAGGAGCACAAATAGCAATAATAGGAAAAGCTGATGCTGCTTTCTTTACAACCATACAAGGCACTGCTATGAAAAGTTACAGAAGTGATGTTGCAATAACTGCAATTAATATATCAGATTATACTACTATAGCCCGTGCTACACATCAGGCAGGAGGTGTTGGAGGAAGCGATAAGGATGCACATTCTATAGCTTTGGTGAAATCAGCAGATTATGTATCAGATGATTTTGTTAATCAAATAGTTAATAAATGGCAGAGTGAAGTTCAAAACGGCACAGAGTATACTATATATGTAAACGGACTTGATTTTGATGAATCTATTGGTTTTGAAGATGCGTTGAAAAAGAATATAGGAGGATTAAAAAATGTTTATAATAGAGGAGTATCAGGAGAATCTTCCAGATATGTTGTTACTTATGTAGGAAGCAGCAGAGATTTGGCAGTTGATATTAATTCTAAAGCTAAAAATATGGGCTATCAGATAATAATAAGCAGTTTTGACGATAAGACTATCACTTTAAAGGCAAGTAAGAGGTAATTTTTAGTTATGGAAATTAAAGAAAAATTGGTTGTTCATACTTGCTGTGCTGTTTGTATGAGTTATCCGCGTACTATTTTAGAGGATTATGATTCTGTATTTTATTTTTATAATCCTAATATATATCCTATTGAAGAATATCAAAGAAGAAGAGATGAGTTTATAAATTATACTAGAGCTTTGGGCATAAAAACTTATATATCTGAAGAAGATAATGATGTTGCTGAATGGTACAATGATATAAAAGGTTTTGAGAATGAGCCTGAAAAAGGTGCTAGATGCAGTATTTGTTTTAGGCATAGAATGAAAAAGGCTTTTGAATATGCTGCTAGTATAAATGCCAAGTATGTTGCCACTGTAATGACTGTAAGCCCGCATAAAAACAGCAAGGTTATTGAGATGATAGGTAAAAGTTTAGCTGAGAGTTATGAGGGGATAGAGTATTTGCATTTTGATTTTAAAAAGAAAGAAGGGTTTAAAAAGACTAATATAATAGCTAATGAAGCAGGACTTTACAGGCAGCATTATTGCGGATGTGAATTTAGTATAAGATAATTTAATATTAATTATTTATTTTTTTCTTCATTTTTCATAATATTATTTAACTGATCTATAATATCTCCTATAAAATCCAATTTGTTTTTTTCAAATTTTTTAAGTTTTTCCGATATTGCAAATATTTTTTCTTCTGAAGATTTTAAATAGTATATTTTAATATTTAATAATATATCTGGAGAAGTTTCTAATGCTTTACAGATTTTATTTAGATTTTTAATTGATATATTTCTATTTCCAACTTCAACACCTTGAAGGTATTTTCCAGAAAGTGAAGATTGTTCAGCTAATTCATCTATAGTCATTTTTTTATTTTTTCTTAATTCTCTTATATTTTGACCTAGATTTTTTAATACTGGTTCTGTATTCATAATAAAAAACTCCATTTATACTTGTGTATATTTATTATGATATATAAAAAATTTAATTAAAAAAACAATTTATAATTTGATTATTTGTAAAAAAAGTATATTTTGGTATTTTATAGTTGGTATAAAAAATGAAAAAGCTGCCAATAATAAATATCAGCAGCCTTACAAAATTACTTTACTTTAATTAAGCATAAGTGCTTAATCTTTCACCTACACCAGGTCTCATAGGTGCAGAAACAGCTTGAGGCTGAATGCTAGTCATAATTTTGTCAACAGCCTGAGCTTGCATATCTGAAGTTTTTCTTATCATGCTTAAAGAAATATCTTGTTTAAGCATTCCAGTAGAATAAGAAGTATAAGCTGAAAGATCCATATATTCCCTCCATTTAATTTATAAATTATAACAAATTTACGATGTAATTGTAAATCAATGTAAGATTAAATCAAGGAAAATATTAAAAAATATTAAAAAATAAATGCTATAGAATATGTTATGATAACAATAGAGTTTACATAATATAGTTTTTTGCTTAAAAATTATGACCAATTATGTTTTTATTATTTTTATTTTTTATCAACTTAAGCAATATAACTTTTACATAATTGGTCAAAACTGATAATTAAGCATATACATCCAAAGTCTTTCCAATATTGTTATTTATAGGAGCAGATGATCCCTGAGGAGTTACCATACTTGCAACTTTATCAGCAGATTGGGCTGAGCTGTAAGCTGAAGAGTTGTAAACATTTAATCCTGCAGAAGTCATATGTCTAGTCAATGGAAACATTTCAGATGAATAAATAGAATAAACTCCCATTTAATACCTCCAAAGACTTATTATACATATAATATCGGAATATTTATTATTAAAATAAAGAAAAATCTAAAAAATGTAAAAAATATATTAATTTTTATAATTGGAAATTTAAGAGAAAATATAAGTAATATTATTTAATATAGTATTATGATATTTTTTATTAAAAAATATTGACTTATTTTTTAATAATACATATACTAGGTATATAATATAAAATATTATCAGGGAGTTTTTTGCTATGAAAAAAATATTAATAGTAGGTGGTGTTGCAGGCGGTGCTTCTGCAGCTGCAAGACTTAGAAGATTGAATGAAGAAGATAAAATAATAATGTTTGAGAAAGGTCCTCATGTATCTTTTTCTAATTGCTCTCTTCCTTATCATATAGGAGGACTTATCCCAAATGAAGAAACTTTACTTTTGATGAATCCTGAGAAATTTTTAAAACAATTCAATGTAGATGCAAGAGTTAATAGCGAAGTTGTTGCTATAGACAGGAAAAATAAAGAGGTTGTAGTTGTATCTGAAGGCAGAGAATATAGAGAAAGCTATGATAAACTTATACTTTCAATGGGGGCTAAGCCTATAGTTCCTTCTATAAAAGGAATCGAAAAAGTTAATGTATTTACAGTAAGGAATGTTGTTGATATAAGCAAAATACATAATTTTCTTAATGGAAAGCCAAATGCTAAGGTATCTGTTATAGGCGGCGGATTTATAGGTATTGAGATGGCTGAGAATTTAAAAAAGGTAGGATATGATGTAACTATTGTAGAAGCATTGCCTCAGATAATGAAGCCTTTTGATTATGATATGGTTCAAATTCTTCACAGAGAAATTATGGACAATGGTGTTAATTTAATAGTTAATGATAAAGTTGATAGCTTCGATACAAATACAGTTATTTTAGCTTCAGGTAAGAAAATAGAGGCGGATGCTGTTATTCTTGCTATAGGCGTTGCTCCTGAAACTGATATTGCTGTCAAGGCAGGAATAGAATTAGGAAAAACTAAGGCTATAAAAGTTGATTCTACTTATAGGACTAATGATAAAGATATTTATGCAGTTGGAGATGCTATAGAAGTATATAGTCCTTTATTCAATGATTATTACAGACTTCCTTTAGCAGGTCCGGCTCAGAAACAGGCTAGGGCTGTTGCTGATCATATTAATGGACGAACAGTTGATAACAGAGGATTTATAAGTTCATCAGTTATTAAAGTATTCGGATATAATGGAGCTTCTACAGGGCTTTCTGAAGGATTCATTAAAACTATGAATTTGAATATTGATTATGATACTGTAGAAATTATTCCTTTTGACGGCGTATCAATTATGCCTAATGCAAGATTGATGCATTTTAAACTAATATATGAAGTTCCTACAGGAAAAGTACTAGGTGCTCAGGCTATAGGTAAAGGAAATGTTGATAAGAGAATAGATGTTATAGCAACTATTATCAAATTAGGCGGAACTATAGATGATCTTAAAGATTTAGAATTATGCTATGCTCCTTCATTCGGCACTGCTAAAGATGTTGTTAATTTTGCTGGTTATGTTGCTTCTAATTTAAGAAATGGAGATTATAAACAGGTTCATTTCAGCCAAGTAAGAGAATTAGTAGAAAAAGATTCTTATTTCTTAGATGTAAGACCGCCTGAAGATTTTGCGGTAGGACATTTAGAAAAAGCTGTTAATATACCTCTTGGGGCTTTAAGAAGCAGATATAATGAGATACCTAAAGATAAAACAGTATATGTAACTTGCAAAACAGGTTTAACTAGCTATACGGCATGCAAAATACTTCAGAATATAGGATTCAATAATGTTGTTAATGTTTCAGGCGGATTTGTAGGCTTATCACAATATGAATATTTTAATGATAAAACTACAGGAAGAAAACCTATATTAACAGGATATTTTGGATAAATTTATATTTGTATACCTTAATAATAAATATAAAGAGCTATTTTTTTATTAAATGGCTCTTTTTTTGTTATAAATGTATAAATTCAAATTTTTTTATAAAAAAATGTTTTATAATTTTATTTTTTTTGTATTATATTATATAATACAAATGTATACTTTTAACAAGGATTGAAATATGTTAATAGAAAATGATTTAAAAATATTATCTCCTTCTGAAGCCGATGAAATCATCAATAGTACAGACAATATAGTAATATTAGATGTAAGAACGGAAATGGAACATAATTATGAAGGTATGATTGAAGATTCTGTTTCTATGGATTTCCTTAAGCCAAGAGTGTTTAAAAGAGAAATATCTAAATTAGATAAAGAAACACCATATTTATTATATTGCTCGGTTGGTAAATTAAGTATGAAAGCAGCTGAATATATGAAAGAAGAGGGCTTCAAAAATCTTTATATATTAGAAGGAGGATTAAAAGCTTGGAGTAAACATTTTGGAGATAATAATAGGGTTTCTAAATTTGATAGAGAAGAAGCTGTAGAAAGAAGAAAAAGACTTATTATCAGATTAAACAGAATTGAAGGTCAAATTAAAGGAATGAAAAAAATGCTTGCTAAAGGTGAATATTGCGGAGATATACTTAATCAGTCTTTAGCTGTTAAGGCTGCTATGGGAAGTGTTAATCAGGAAATTATGGAAGTATTTTTGAATACATGTATGATTTCGCCTAAAGAAAAAGATGATTTCTTTAGATATATGAGAAAACTCATAAAGTAATTGTTTTTTAAGCAAGGGATTAATCCCTTGCTTTTTATTTATTTTTTTATTTATTTACCCCAAGAATCCGGATTTTTATTCCATTCCAAAGCCTTAGATAATTCTTCTTCTGTTATATATTTTTCATCTTTAGCTATTTCCATAAGAGATGAGAAATTAGAAAGAGATGAAAATTTAATGCCGGCTTCTTCAAAGTTTTTATATGCTTTTTCAAATTCATAAGAGAATATCGCTATAATTTCAAGCCCTATAGCCCCTTCAGCTTTAGCTGCTTCAAATGCTTTTATAGAACTTCCGCCTGTAGAAATCAAATCTTCTATCAATATTAATTTTTTGCCGTTACATTCAGCACCTTCTATCTGTTTTCCTCTGCCATATTCCTTTTTTTCAGCTCTTATATAGCATAAAGGCTTGTTAAGTTCGTAAGCGATGAAAGAAGCCCATGGTATTCCTGCTGTGGCAGTACCAGCTATAACATCGAATTCTTTATCTTTTAAAATATTTACAAAAGCATCAACTATAATCTTTCTTTCTTTAGGAAATCCTATTACATATCTATTATCACAGTATATAGGGCTTTTTATTCCTGATACAAATGTAAAAGGCTCTTTAACATTAAGTTTAACTGCTTTAGTATTTAGTAAAGCACTAGCTATTAATTTAGATTTTGCTTTTTTATTGTTCTCCATACCTTCAGCAATTTCTTCAACTATCATTTTGCAGGCTTTAACCCTGTCTTCATTTCTTGTAATAGGTCTTCCAACAACAAGATAATCACAGCCGTTTTCAATAGCTTCTTTAGGAGTCATAACTCTTTCCTGATCATCAGTACTTGCCCATTTAGGTCTCACTCCCGGACAAATTGTTCTGAAATTCTCCCCGCATTCTCTTTTTATTACAGCAGCTTCTTTAGGAGAACATACCACTCCGTCAAGTCCTGATTCTTTTCCTAATTTAGCCCAATTAACAGCTAAATCTGTAAGTGCCAAATTAGAGCTGAACATATTTTTTACATCATTTTCAGAAAGACTTGTAAGTATTGTTACTCCTATTATTAAATTGTCCTTATTAAGTTTTTTTATCTCCTGCACAGTTTTTTCCATCATTTTTTTACCGCCGCTAGTATGTACATTAAACATAAATACATTTTGTTTAGCAGCAAATAATGAAGCCATAGCGGTTGTATTTGGTATATCATGGAATTTTAAATCTAAAAATACTTTTTTGTTTTTGCTGGCCAAATATTCTATTATTTCTCCTTTTGTGTACAAAAAGAGTTCTAGACCTACTTTATAAAATACAGCCTCGTCTCCAAGCTCATCTATAAGTTTGGTCGCCTCTCCCATAGAATTAAAATCTAATGCTATAATTAATCTTTCTTTTGGATTTTCACTTAATTTTGTCATAATTTATCCTTTTATAGTTTTTATATATTAAATTATTTCAAATAAGAATCGACTTTTTATTTGAAATATAAAAGTTATAAATGTGCAGCTCCTATTATATCTTTTATATTATCTATATTATTTTCTTTAAGGTAATTATCTATTCCATTAATAACTTCTATAGGAAGCACAGGGTTAGAAAATATACCTGAACCTATAGAGACCAAAGAAGCACCGGCAAATATAAACTCTAAAGCATCATTATAATTTGTAATGCCTCCCATACCTACAATAGGAATTTTCACAGCTTTATACACCTGATAAACCATTCTTACAGCTATAGGTCTTATACAAGCTCCTGATAATCCTCCGAATATATTTCCTAAAAGAGGTTTTCTTGTTTTAGTATCTATTTTCATTGATAAAAAAGTATTAACAAGCGATACACTGTCAGCACCTGCATTTTCTACACTTTTTGCTATGCTTGCTATATCTGTAACATTAGGAGATAATTTTACTATAAGAGGTTTTTTGGTGAGAAGTTTTTTTACAGCTTTAGTGGTGGATTCTGCACTTTCACAGCTTGCCCCAAAAGCCATTCCTCCATTCTTTACATTTGGGCATGATATATTAAGTTCTACAAAATCTACTCTTTCTATTTCATTTGCTATTTCAGCAACTTTCATGTATTCTTCTATAGAAGCTCCGTTTATATTTAAAATTATAGGAGTATCATATTTTATATTTTTTACTATATTATTTTTAAAATATTCTATTCCCGGATTTTCAAGCCCTATACAGTTTATCATACCAGATGGAGTTTCTGCTATTCTTGTTCCTTTATTACCGTCTTTTTTATTTAATGTTATTCCTTTTAAATTAACTGCTCCAAGTTTATTAACATCAAAATAATTATTATATTCTTCTCCGAATCCGAAACAGCCTGAAGAGGTTATAACATTATTTTTTAATTCTTTTCCTAAAAAGTTTATATTTAATTTACTCATAATAGTATCCGTTATTTAAATATTTAATAATTTAGAATCAAATACAGGTCCGTCATGACAAACTTTTTTTAGTATGTACCCATTTTCTGATTTTTCATCTTTTATTTCTATATTGCATCCCAAACATGCATTAACGCCGCAAGCCATTCTCTCTTCAAGAGAAGCATAGCAAAGTACATTATTCTCATTAGCTATATTTACTATTCCTTTCATCATAACAGTAGGTCCGCATGTATATATAATATCAAAATTTTTTTGTTTTAATAATTCTTTTGTTTTGTCTACTGTATTGCATTTATCTCCCACAGAGCCGTCATCTGTTGTGATATATAAGTCAATACTGCTTGTATCAAATCTTGTTATTATTTTTATTGCATTTTCATTAGCTCCGCCCATTATTAAAGTTATAGAGTTATTATTTTTTAATAATTTTTCTATTAATAATTTAAATGGAGCTATTCCCATTCCGCCTGCTGCTAATAATATTTTTTTATCTTTTATTTCGCTGTTAAATCCATTACCCAAAGGTCCTTGAATATTAATAATATCATCTTTTTCTAACTTTGATAAATATTTTGTGCCTTCACCCTTTACTTGATAATAAAATTCTAATATATCATTATCAATATAATGAATACTTATAGGGCGTCTTAAAAATGTACTGCTTTTAAGCATGAAAAATTGACCTTCTTTTGCATGTTTAAAGCTTTCTTTAGACTTTACTTTAAGTAAATACTTATCATCTGATATTTGTATATTATCTGTTATAATGCAATCTTCTAAAAACATTTTTGTACCTTTCAATTTTTTTCTATAAAAAAAGAATACACCTTCTTTTTATAGAAGATTGTATTCTTTGAAAATCTATTTTTTAAAAATTATTATGCAAAAAATAATAATATCTTTCATGAAAATCGAATATATCATATATCTGTAAAAATTCAAGTACGGCATTAAAATAATTTTATTTTGCTATTGATATTATAAATAAAATTGTTATATTAAAAATTATATAAAACAAAGGTTTAAAAGGTGTAAAATGAAAAACTATATTTTAATTTTTTTATTGCTGGTGATAATATCTTGTAATAATACTGCTACTAATCCTAGTAATAATGACACTTCAAATAATAATAATTCAATAAGTCCTGATGCTCAGGCAGTATTCGGCTTGGTTAATCAAGAAAGAATAAAAGCAGGACTTACAGAATACAAATTAGATGCCAAATTATGCGAAGCTGCAAACCAAAGAGCTAAAGAAATAGTAGATAAATATGATCATGTAAGACCTGACGGAAGAGAATGGGATACAGTGCTTGATGAATATGGGTTTAATTCAAAAGCTTATATTAGAGGAGAGAATATAGTTGCTATGAGGGAAAGTGCTTCTTCAGCTATGAATGCTTGGATGAACTCTCAAGGACATAAAGACAATATTTTAGCTGATTATTATACAACCATTGGTATTGGGGTTTATGAGTATAATGGAAGTAAGTATTGGGTTCAGATCTTTTTGAGTGATTCTTTTATTTAATTAAAAATAAAAAATACTATCTTCTTTATTTATGAGAGAATAGTATTTTTTATATTTATTAAACTATATTTAAATATAT
It encodes the following:
- the pyrF gene encoding orotidine-5'-phosphate decarboxylase, which translates into the protein MTKLSENPKERLIIALDFNSMGEATKLIDELGDEAVFYKVGLELFLYTKGEIIEYLASKNKKVFLDLKFHDIPNTTAMASLFAAKQNVFMFNVHTSGGKKMMEKTVQEIKKLNKDNLIIGVTILTSLSENDVKNMFSSNLALTDLAVNWAKLGKESGLDGVVCSPKEAAVIKRECGENFRTICPGVRPKWASTDDQERVMTPKEAIENGCDYLVVGRPITRNEDRVKACKMIVEEIAEGMENNKKAKSKLIASALLNTKAVKLNVKEPFTFVSGIKSPIYCDNRYVIGFPKERKIIVDAFVNILKDKEFDVIAGTATAGIPWASFIAYELNKPLCYIRAEKKEYGRGKQIEGAECNGKKLILIEDLISTGGSSIKAFEAAKAEGAIGLEIIAIFSYEFEKAYKNFEEAGIKFSSLSNFSSLMEIAKDEKYITEEELSKALEWNKNPDSWGK
- a CDS encoding dihydroorotate dehydrogenase; translated protein: MSKLNINFLGKELKNNVITSSGCFGFGEEYNNYFDVNKLGAVNLKGITLNKKDGNKGTRIAETPSGMINCIGLENPGIEYFKNNIVKNIKYDTPIILNINGASIEEYMKVAEIANEIERVDFVELNISCPNVKNGGMAFGASCESAESTTKAVKKLLTKKPLIVKLSPNVTDIASIAKSVENAGADSVSLVNTFLSMKIDTKTRKPLLGNIFGGLSGACIRPIAVRMVYQVYKAVKIPIVGMGGITNYNDALEFIFAGASLVSIGSGIFSNPVLPIEVINGIDNYLKENNIDNIKDIIGAAHL
- a CDS encoding dihydroorotate dehydrogenase electron transfer subunit is translated as MFLEDCIITDNIQISDDKYLLKVKSKESFKHAKEGQFFMLKSSTFLRRPISIHYIDNDILEFYYQVKGEGTKYLSKLEKDDIINIQGPLGNGFNSEIKDKKILLAAGGMGIAPFKLLIEKLLKNNNSITLIMGGANENAIKIITRFDTSSIDLYITTDDGSVGDKCNTVDKTKELLKQKNFDIIYTCGPTVMMKGIVNIANENNVLCYASLEERMACGVNACLGCNIEIKDEKSENGYILKKVCHDGPVFDSKLLNI
- a CDS encoding CAP domain-containing protein, with translation MKNYILIFLLLVIISCNNTATNPSNNDTSNNNNSISPDAQAVFGLVNQERIKAGLTEYKLDAKLCEAANQRAKEIVDKYDHVRPDGREWDTVLDEYGFNSKAYIRGENIVAMRESASSAMNAWMNSQGHKDNILADYYTTIGIGVYEYNGSKYWVQIFLSDSFI